One window from the genome of Desulforamulus ruminis DSM 2154 encodes:
- a CDS encoding L,D-transpeptidase, with the protein MINLSTRRLAYHKGDGHLNEYPVGIGKTSTPTPTGTYAISEKAMNPLSAELGTRLLRLSNTKTCIHGTDDPVSIGNLVSGG; encoded by the coding sequence TTGATTAATCTTTCCACCCGCCGCCTTGCCTACCATAAAGGGGATGGCCATTTAAACGAGTACCCTGTGGGGATCGGCAAGACCTCCACTCCAACACCAACAGGCACCTATGCTATAAGTGAAAAAGCAATGAATCCCCTCTCGGCCGAACTTGGAACCCGACTTTTACGACTCTCCAATACCAAAACATGTATCCATGGAACAGACGATCCGGTTTCAATCGGTAACCTCGTCTCCGGCGGCTGA